A section of the Alkalihalobacillus sp. LMS39 genome encodes:
- a CDS encoding phosphocarrier protein HPr, protein MAEKTFKITSDTGIHARPATQLVNKASQFSSEVTLEYKGKEVNLKSIMGVMSLGVGQGAEVTIKTEGSDADEAMAALEAVIKEGLGE, encoded by the coding sequence ATGGCTGAAAAAACATTCAAAATTACAAGTGATACTGGGATCCATGCAAGACCTGCAACACAATTAGTAAACAAAGCAAGTCAATTTTCTTCAGAGGTAACATTAGAGTACAAAGGAAAAGAAGTTAATTTAAAATCAATTATGGGTGTAATGTCTTTAGGTGTAGGGCAAGGCGCTGAAGTAACAATTAAAACGGAAGGTTCAGATGCAGATGAAGCTATGGCTGCATTAGAAGCTGTAATTAAAGAAGGTTTAGGAGAATAA